A region of the Ptychodera flava strain L36383 chromosome 22, AS_Pfla_20210202, whole genome shotgun sequence genome:
AAAAACAATTTACACATAAAAACATAACTGGAAATTCAGCTCCTGCCCGTGAGAAATATGTTGATGCAACACCTATTAGCTTTCATCTCTTGTTCTTGACATGACATTGTGCCTGTGAATAGTAGACATATTTCTGACAGCAGTGGTCACATCATGGGGGCCTTACTGTGATGTGTTAAAGGGCGGAAGCACCATCGAATTGTGGGATGGACAATTGCATATTTGGAAGGAGTGGTAgagattttattttcacttttcaaattttctcatattttgtGCCCTGATTTTTCGTTACACGCATATTTGTGTCAAAAGTTGCATACTTAAAATTTTTTACCAGTgatatgaattttgttttcgCAAAGGCCAAATGGCAGCAAAACTTCAAGTTTTTGACCATTCCGCCTCACATGGTGGAGCCATTAAATCATGGAAAGTATGTTGTTCTGTTGCATGAACTTACCAGTCTTGATTGGTTAGTCTTGAGAAAGCACAGAGCCTGTCACCTTAAAATGTTGAAGCCCAGCTTGGCAAATGGTAAAGCACCCCTACCCTTTCCGAGCTCCTAATATTTGACCAAAATACATTTGCACACCACAAGGATAAGATAGGCAAcaggaaaatcaaaatttgtcaaaGGAAAAGCTTATGTTGTGAGAAAATTTGTCCAGAAAGTTCCCCCTTTCCACCCAAATGGTTTCACCCAAACACTTTGATATGAATGGTAAGGGCAGAATGGTTTACAAGGAagataggggtgaacaggttagctGACAGAGATGAGAGTAAACTGCTGGATGATGTTCTATGGCAATGGACAGAGGGGTATTGTGGGAAGTCTACGCAAACCAGCATGAATCTCAAAGAGCTAAAGTGAATTAAAAAGTCTGACCATACATGGCAGATTCGTTGGAGAGTAGCAAGAATTTAGGCTTTGGTGATATTAAAGCTTGAAAAGTTCCTTCCATGGTGGATCTGTATGATCATGCATGATCGTATGATGACATGTGCAAGAGACTGGGTAGAGATGTGATTTGCATGATGATACAATGTGCTCCTTTCCGCTTATAACAGTAATTCATAAATCTATGAAATGCCACTGGAGGAAAGCAGAACACTTCACATGAAATTTCAGACAGAATGAGCCATAACAAGAATTTTGTTCCAAAGTGGGGAATTCACTATGTGCCTCTTAAATTAAATGTAAAACCTCGGAACTCCCCTGTGTCTTTCTGTGCTTTCTGTTGAACTCAACTGGGTAATCCATAGTCCAGTGGTCTGACAGGATGCCACAATTACGTATGTCCCATACGCGTGAAATGCACCATGCCAGTGGCACGGTCAAGTTCATAGCACAGAACTCCACAACAGAAGAGAGGGTCTAAAAAACTGCAACGCCTGACACAAGTTTTTTCATTTGGAATTCCCTATGTTAAGGAATAGACTTTATTTAGCAGCAGAAGGGGCACATCTGCACATATCTTACACAGCAAGTCGCCGTTCAAGTATGCTTACAATTCTGATCTTAACAGCATAAGCACAAATCAGAGTTCTCCtaacaacatatttttttttcagtttttctattttttttatcCTCAACTTCcacttgtccaatttctttgaacagCAAAGGCCAggataataattttaaaaaggtGTTTTTTTGTCCCCTGCTGCGCAAAGAGAATGGCGTGTGTTTGTTGTTTAGCGGCTGATGGACACTTGCCAGACGCGGATGAGGTTGTCTGTGTAGCCGGCAAATAGGGTCTGTCCGTCAGCTGACCAGGCCAGAGAGATGCACTGGGGAGGTTCCGCTTTGCTGCTGCCTGTGATAACTTCGGGGCGCAATTCATCAACGATGATCTTTCCTTCAAGATCCTGCAAATACATCACAGGGTGTATACTGGTGAAACGAGTGACGAGATGCAAATTGTAACGTCAGAAAGTGATTCTACTTACTCAAGATTGATCCTAAAATGAGCCCTTTAAAGATTCTGTTAGACATTTCTCGTGTTCTAGCTTACACACTGTTCTACAATTCTTGTTTTTGACTGACAAACTTGGCTGTCCTGCTCATGAGAATGACATTGCAAAACTGGATATGTAGCATTCAAAGTCAACACACGGTGGCGCCCTAACTCGACACGCAGAGCCTGCTCACACTTACCCAGATCTTGATGGTAGGACCGGTTGCAGCACACAGCCAGTAACGGTTTGGACTGAAGCAGAGAGAGCTGATGATCTCACCGCCTTCTAGTGTGTACAGGTGTTTGCCTTCGTTCAAATCCCACAACATAGCCTGGCCATCCTGTTTTGTTACCAGGGATAAAGACAGTGTTGAAGCCAAGGTGATCATGACAAGTacgactttaaaatgacagACTTGTTCATGGACGGAGTGTACTGTAAGTGTTCCTTAACGTCCTTCCAACAAAAGATTGTGAACAAATACTTACTGTTCAGTCACCCTTGAAAATTTATGGGCATACAATAACGTATGTCTTTTTAAAAAAGACTTTTGGTAAATTTGAGGAGTTAACACATTCCTTTGCCACCAGCCCTTTAGATTCATAAGCGAAAATTTTGTGTCATGAAGAATGTTTCACGAAAGAGAAATGTCATATTGGCTCTTAGAATTTGCAATCTGTACAGAGCGATGTATCGGAGACAATACGCAACTTgcacacaaaaatataaaaacgtGTGTAAAACAGTTTCCTAAAATAAGAGACACACATGCAAAGACAGAGAGATCCCTTTTTgacttattttcaaaatcatctgGTGGCAAAATATTCTTCCCTACGATGGCTTTGACAGCACTTAGCCGACAGAAAAGATGTTATTGTGACTTACTTTGCCACCGGACGCACACAGGGATCCATCTGGGGAGACTGTTACACAGTTCAAGTAGCCGCAGTGTCCGATGTGGTTGGTCTTGAGCTTACAGTTGGTCAGGTTCCATACCTTAGGGGTGGAAATCAAAGACGACAAAACATGGTTAAAATTTGTTTCACCTTGTGTCACCAACTCATGGAGCAGAACAATCGCCAATATTGACTGGGTCATGTGAAATACACAGGTGATGTCCTCATGAAAGCCTGTAGTCACTGAAACAGATCAGGGCATATTACAAGGTAACCTTTGGACAACCTTATAGTTGTATTTATCTTTTCAGGTTGACTGAAGATTAGTGGACTCACCTTTGGTTGCAAACCAAAAGGGATTTCCTTAGGGGGTTCTGAATGAAAGTGATATTATGACTGGATTCCCTAGGTTACtaacaattcaaacaaaaaCATCTTTGTGTCCACTAATCTTCAGTCTTACCAGCTTTTCCACTGCAAAACATTCTTTGGGTCCTTCCATCCCCGTGTCGTGAAAAATGGTGTGTTCTGAGTAGCATTAAAGGACTAACATTAAACCATTCTGAATGGGTAACATATTTCAAGTTTAGCCTGTGTGACAGAAACTTAGCAATTCTTTTACTTCTCTCATTTCATGCTACCAAGCCTGCAGTGTATGGCAGGGTCCAGACAATGACGGTAAAACTGTCCAGTCGTGTGTGAAAATCGGACACGGATTCGTTCATTACCAATGTCACTTTGTGCCAGAGTTGAAGGTGGACCACAGCTGACCTTCAACGGTGGCATAACAAGTGACACAAGAGCTGCAGTGTATACAAaccatgatattttgaaaagcataAAATTCTCACCTTGACCAGCCTGTCCCAGCCACAGGACACAATGATGGGATTCTGGTTGTTTGGTGAGAAGCGTACACAGGATGCCCACTCAGTGTGTCCATCCTCCTGAAAGTTTTGAGTGAAAAGCATCACGTTAGTTGCCATACTGGAACAATTCTTGCCGGCCGATCAACTTTCACGGCATGGGAATGGAGTCAATTGCAGTCTCATAATTGCAGGACAACCTTTCGATCACGGTTATATCTGAGCAAATTCGTGTCTTTTTGTAATCACAGACTGATATCCCATCACATACTGTACAGCATGATGGCAATCTCAACTCTGAACTTTTTGCTTTCTCGTTAATGTTTGGCGTGCAGTCAGATCTACCACAAtccaaaaacaacaataaaagtaGCAAATTATCCATCTAAACTACATTCTCAAAAATCCATCTTTGTCATCCAAATCTACTGGCCCTCTAGCAAAATCACAATAATATCTTCTTCTCATGATCATGTTCTTGCAGGAAATACAATGCAAAACAGATACAAAGTATCCCTCATATCGATTTTAAGGTAGTCTCTCATGGGTATGGTGTACAGATTTTCACAACACCCCAACATTTAGGAGTTTCCACAAATCATTTTGTACGAGGGCACAAAGGTTGATCACTTTGTAAAAACTGCTGTCGGTGCAGATTTGAATGGAATATGCCATCACTGTATGATATTTTACTTGCAACGTCTATTTGTAATTCACTTGTGTTCTCTCGTATTCTCTGTTGTTGGATACAGTATTTGCTGTACGTGAACATTTGATTTCTGGAGTAAGTCCATGTCTCTCACGTACCTGGATAGTATACTTGCATATTCCTAGAGTATTCCACAGTTTGATTGTTTTGTCCCTAGAGCCGGACACAATCTGTCTGTTGTCTGCTGAGAAAGCAACGCTGAGTACGTCTTTTGTGTGTCCTACAAATCGGCGGGTAGTTAAAccactgaaattgaaagacaccTCACTGTCAATGTCACCACAGTCAAAGTCCACACAACAAAGTCGACTTCTCCCCATGGGGCAGCTTGAAGATGTCATTGCCCtcttattaatatgcataactaaatatttgtccgcaaaTTTAGATTACATTTTCGGAAATTATGTAtgaaagaatgatgaaaataaaactgagTAGGCAAATGCCAATGATAGGATGAATAAGAAGGAAAGATAATCCCTCACAGAACACATGCGGcaacaacagccatgcatgtgacactgacaaaatttatcCCAAATTTGTCAGTATGTTTAGCAGCACTGTCCAGTGTTGTGTGCTTGCAGCTACATTGAGTGACCTACAATCATGAACAGCGGTTTTGGGTGACATCAGTAAAGAGACCAATCATGCTAACACCATGAACTTGAAGAAGATTTCCTTCATTTCTGTAGCTTGTTAATTTCTTTCTGCATCAATTGCAGCCTCACTATCACTTTTGTGATAAAAGTTCCCCCACCTGCCACAATATCTCAATATTCTTCTTCAGGCCCTTTGGATCTGACATTGTATATTTCCTGGATTCCTTGAATTTGCGTAAGTTTCGCTCGGCTTTGACCATTTGTAATCGTAagttatttttctttgtattaCTGTAAATCTTTCTAGACTTTGAACATTGTGACAGCAGGAGcattattttctttcatgttgTGAAACTAAACAGCAGCATGAATAACATGTGAGCATGTTTATTACGGAGAActgaattttgaagacatttgcaacatgcaaatttcaacaaactGCGATTCTTGGAGAAAGGAACTTATTTTCCCAGTGTTTGAAAACAAAGGTACAGAACTTGGTAAAGCTGTCAAGACTTTTTTCTTCGTTAATTATACATTCTATCAGAGTGGAGACACCATGTGAGCATTATGTTCTAGGTAAAACTACAGTGAGACACCATGCTTGGAGCAGTTATAAGTGCCACTGTTACAGTGTTGGATTAGTTGCGCAGTCTGTTGGCCGAATTTTCCCAGACTCTCTATCATAATACTGACAGCAGTCTGCCAATCCAGCCATGTTGTTTCCTATGTGCCCACTTTCGACACTAATACCATCATTGAGAAACTAACAGCAAAGCAACGCCTCAGTGGGCAATTGCAAGCAGCAGTTTTACACAGTATTAGTAGCAAGGTGcatttttttaaccctttcacccccagttccctgtatacagatccaactttaccatagaaaacaatggatttgggacaaaccatggcggtgaaagggttaaagtgaagCATTGCTTTGTGCCCAGTTTTTATAAGTAAAAAAGCCGCTTTCGTTGCACAAGAAAAGCTCCTTTAGTAGTAAGTGATAGAGGCAGATGCAACTACATCAATACATCTTTGTCAGTCAGTTATATTACAATTTGAACTTTAATCAAAATGGATACTTGTTTGTTGGACAAACATCAGACAGTAGGATGAGGCTGGATCTATATAAAGGTTCCACACCTGGGCCATAACGGTTTTCTGCCACATACCATATACACATTGTATATCACCCCACTAAATATTTGTTTGCATCTTTCTGGAGAAAAAGGGGCGaaactgaaaatttgaaagagtgTAGAACATATAACCTCACAGGTTTAGAacaaactttaaccctttgagtgctgtaatttttcctatcAAAATCTCAGTGCAATATTTaagcattttttatgaatttttctgtcattcttttgataattttggaccaaatggacagcaATTTTCATACACTaccatttttaaccaaaatttgggaaaaatctgaaaaaaatgcttggacctaaaaaaaattgtctgtgtTATATTTGATAAAGGTAACAAAAATTGGCTTTGGCAGTCGAAGGGTTGAGTGGttgatgaatgaaattgcttcatTTGAGGAGGGACGGCTTGCCACTGCTTTCACTTTGACCAACAATGGTGTGTGTCAGGTCGGTCATCTCCTGGACATTTTAGTCTCTCAGTCCCTCTCATAAGCTAGGGCCTGGGTTCCAGGGAAATACTGGTGGATCTACATGCAATTGGCCAAAGTGAACTGTCCTACAGTGCAGATTGCTGTGAGCCAACATGTGTCGACATGTGATTTACTTTCAAAGCCTTTTTCATCTTAACACATTGAGCAACTGTGTCGCTGATGGTAACACATATTTGTGGGAAATGCTCAATACCTGTTGTGCTTTCAAACTTCTATTGACAGCCAGGATGGAGGGGCTGGACTTAAGAAGCAAAGCGATGACTCAAGTCGATGTGAAGACTGTGTAAATACCTACCTGGTAAGATCCCACAACCGAAGTGTGCCATCCCAAGATCCTGAGAGTGCAAACTGACCATCTGATGACATGACCACATCACTAACAAAGTGAGAATGGCCTTTTAGTGCCCTCTGAGTTATCCCATAGTTGCTTTCGTCGCGCTTCAGCTCCCACATGATCACAGATTTATCTGTTGAGAAAATAATCTGTCCGTTTAAGGCGAGTGACATATTTGTTAGACCCGATTGAACATTTCAAGCAGTTTGACTGTTCTAACATAAACGAACACAAGTTGAAGCGTCACATGATCTGATCTGGGGTAAACTCAAAATGGTGCTTCGCCATGAAAGATAGAGGTAAGGCTTGAAGAGTGGTATCAAAGGCAAGCCAAAATTATATACTTGACAGCTGATGATTGGTACATATGAGTACAAGTCAAAGCAATGGTAAATATCATTGGACACATATTTCAGCCATGATGATAGGATTCAGGATATGGAGTACAAGCAAGAAACGCCTGGGAAACTCTTTAGTTCGCATCTGAAGTTCATTACCTAACTAAGGATAGTGGACACAAACATTTGGATACGAACTAAACATGTTTCATGGGGCCCTCTGCTAGTAGTACTCTATTCCTAGCTCTAATGACTCCAAATGCCATGAGTAATCAAGGCAAAACGCATCATGACTCTCCTTGTATGTGATACAGCCTGAGTGAATGAATGTATGTGGGAGGCGAAGTGTTAACAAGTATTTGATTGATATACAATTTACAAACACAATCAAAATATAACAGTTTGATGGACGTTGCAGCAATAATCCAATAGTATAAATTAGAGgtatatacaaatttgtagaTATAAGTGAAGACAGGAAAATTTTCTGACGAGCCTATACGATTACCTATACTTGTTTTGTGACATGGTGTCATACATTTATCCTGACTCCTGAGGTCACAAAGCTGTTTCTAATCTGATGAACTGAGAGTATGGCTTCTAACCGTGTTTTGCTCTTTGTTCTTGCAGGTGACGAAGCGGTGAAAGAAGGGGATAACGGTTTTGAAGTCACTGCTTTTCTTTCACAACGAAACATGGGAGAGTGGCATGGTTGATCAGATTCCGATTCAGAAAGGAAATCAGCTCAAGTGGAGTATTTTCTTTCTGAGACGTTGAACACAGCTAAAACGTCAACAGTTCATAAAGTGACCGAACGAAGTTTGTACATCATTACTGTGATCAGTTTTGGCTTTCACTATGGTGCTGAAATGTACTACATGACCGATTTGTGCTGTGTCCCTTGCGTGCGTCTCTGATCGAACATGAGACCATGTTGACTGGcttcattcaaaatggccgacacaGATACATTACCTCTGGACGATGAAAGAATCATGTTTG
Encoded here:
- the LOC139122747 gene encoding small ribosomal subunit protein RACK1 is translated as MTEQMTLRGTLKGHNGWVTQIATTPRFPNMILSSSRDKSVIMWELKRDESNYGITQRALKGHSHFVSDVVMSSDGQFALSGSWDGTLRLWDLTSGLTTRRFVGHTKDVLSVAFSADNRQIVSGSRDKTIKLWNTLGICKYTIQEDGHTEWASCVRFSPNNQNPIIVSCGWDRLVKVWNLTNCKLKTNHIGHCGYLNCVTVSPDGSLCASGGKDGQAMLWDLNEGKHLYTLEGGEIISSLCFSPNRYWLCAATGPTIKIWDLEGKIIVDELRPEVITGSSKAEPPQCISLAWSADGQTLFAGYTDNLIRVWQVSISR